The Polaribacter sp. MED152 region AGTAGTATGCGATTAGAGCACTTGCATTTAAAAAATATTGGTGTTTTACTAAGAGACAGAAAAATAGGAAAATACATTTCTAGACTTACCAACTTTGGATATCGAAAAATAAGACGTCGTTTTAAGAAAGATAATATCAATTATCAAATAAGTAAAAACTACGATATTAAAGATATGTGGAATCAAATGGATTCTTCTGAAGGTCAAAAAGAAATACATTTTGTTAGTAATTTTATTAATGAACGTTATACTTTTTTTCATAGATGGACGAATGCTTTAAGAGAAACCACAGTACCTGTTAAAATATTTTGGTCTAAAACAGATTCTTTAGCCATTAAAGAAATTGCAATTGTTTTAGCAACAGAAGAAGAAAACGAAAAACTTACTTGGGTAGAAAATGTTAAACATTATTCAATTTTAGAAACACCTAATAGTTGGATAAAGTTAGTTTTTGAATATCAAAACAGAACTAAACCTGTATTTTAAATCTAAATTTTTATGGACGTAAAAGCATGGTCAGAAAAAGGTAAAATGTTTTCTGTTTTGGGTAAAGAAGTTTTTGTTA contains the following coding sequences:
- a CDS encoding alpha/beta hydrolase, with the protein product MTAENWKKLGKYVTIDDKRIFVIDTGDHPDTLVILHGYPTSSYDYFRVIPELSHYYRIVVHDHLGFGFSDKPDSLTYSLIDQADVALELWRKLGLKKVSILAHDYGTSIAKEILARRNHNLIPLKIDKMYLCSSSMRLEHLHLKNIGVLLRDRKIGKYISRLTNFGYRKIRRRFKKDNINYQISKNYDIKDMWNQMDSSEGQKEIHFVSNFINERYTFFHRWTNALRETTVPVKIFWSKTDSLAIKEIAIVLATEEENEKLTWVENVKHYSILETPNSWIKLVFEYQNRTKPVF